In Microbacterium cremeum, a genomic segment contains:
- a CDS encoding metalloregulator ArsR/SmtB family transcription factor has translation MDPGVDERSLTVLADPTRVRILRLIRDSGDGRVLVGRTADALGLTQPTVSHHMRVLLDDGIVERHPEGRRVWYSIAPRSADRVDAVIGGPAADPAQPDLERIARDLSVRFRGIFGPETIARCVDESYRLLARGSSSPRLASRTAAFAATRLEALSRAAVRAETGGPTLETPEVLFVCVQNAGRSQMASAILRQLAGGRVSVRTAGSAPTSDVRQTIVVALDEIGVPLGGEFPKPLTDEAVRAADVVVTMGCGDACPVYAGRRYLDWDLDDPVGRPLEDVRRIRDDIEQRVRGLLAEIVGDPAVPSATA, from the coding sequence ATGGACCCTGGCGTCGACGAGCGGTCGCTGACCGTGCTCGCCGATCCGACGCGCGTGCGCATCCTCCGGCTGATCAGGGACTCCGGCGACGGTCGCGTGCTGGTCGGCCGGACCGCCGACGCCCTCGGGCTGACGCAGCCGACGGTGAGCCATCACATGCGCGTTCTTCTCGACGACGGGATCGTGGAGCGGCACCCCGAGGGACGGCGCGTCTGGTACTCGATCGCGCCGCGCAGCGCGGATCGCGTCGACGCGGTGATCGGCGGCCCCGCCGCGGATCCGGCGCAGCCCGACCTCGAGCGGATCGCGCGCGACCTCTCCGTGCGCTTTCGCGGCATCTTCGGCCCCGAGACGATCGCGCGCTGCGTCGACGAGAGCTATCGACTGCTGGCGCGCGGGTCCTCCTCGCCGCGGCTGGCGTCTCGGACGGCGGCTTTCGCGGCGACACGACTCGAGGCGCTGAGCCGCGCCGCCGTGCGCGCCGAGACGGGAGGCCCCACGCTCGAGACGCCCGAAGTGCTGTTCGTCTGCGTGCAGAACGCCGGCCGCTCCCAGATGGCCTCCGCGATCCTGCGCCAGCTCGCCGGCGGACGCGTCTCGGTGCGCACCGCCGGGTCCGCCCCGACGAGCGACGTGCGGCAGACGATCGTCGTCGCGCTGGACGAGATCGGCGTGCCGCTGGGCGGGGAGTTCCCCAAGCCCCTCACCGACGAGGCGGTGCGTGCGGCGGACGTCGTGGTGACCATGGGCTGCGGAGACGCCTGCCCCGTCTATGCGGGGCGCCGCTACCTCGACTGGGATCTGGACGACCCGGTGGGCCGGCCGCTCGAGGACGTCCGGCGGATCCGTGACGACATCGAGCAGCGGGTGCGCGGCCTCCTGGCGGAGATCGTCGGAGATCCCGCCGTGCCATCGGCGACGGCGTAG
- a CDS encoding GNAT family N-acetyltransferase gives MHVREMNPGDWPAVEEIYREGIEDGEATFETRTPAWQDFDAGKVATPRLVAHDDDGRIVGWAAASPVSSRPAYRGVIEHSVYVHRGARGRGIGALLLAAFIERAEAEGYWTIQSSVFPENTASLRVHERAGFRIVGRRERIAQSMLGPHAGRWRDTVLIERRSARNGLPEQPV, from the coding sequence ATGCATGTGCGAGAGATGAACCCGGGCGACTGGCCCGCTGTCGAGGAGATCTACCGAGAGGGCATCGAGGACGGCGAGGCGACGTTCGAGACCCGCACGCCGGCGTGGCAGGACTTCGACGCCGGCAAGGTCGCGACGCCGCGTCTGGTCGCGCACGACGACGACGGCCGCATCGTCGGCTGGGCCGCGGCGTCGCCGGTGTCGTCCCGCCCCGCGTATCGCGGCGTGATCGAGCACTCGGTCTACGTGCACCGCGGCGCGCGCGGGCGCGGCATCGGAGCGCTCCTGCTCGCGGCGTTCATCGAGCGCGCGGAGGCCGAGGGGTACTGGACGATCCAGTCGAGCGTGTTCCCCGAGAACACCGCGAGCCTGCGCGTGCACGAGCGGGCGGGATTCCGGATCGTGGGACGGCGGGAGCGCATCGCGCAGTCGATGCTCGGACCGCACGCCGGGCGGTGGCGTGACACGGTGCTGATCGAGCGGCGGAGCGCCCGCAACGGGCTCCCGGAGCAACCGGTGTAG
- a CDS encoding FAD-dependent oxidoreductase — translation MTLLDLTPRVADTDRLATLPVAIIGAGPIGLAAAAHLLERGLDFVIFEAGADIAASVRSWGHTRLFSPWRHLVDPAARRLLEEQGWQHPEPGAAPTGRELVERYLEPLSHVDAIASRIRLRTEVVAVAREGMDRTRTRARAATPFAVRVRTADGEIAEVAARAVIDASGTYRSPNPLSSSGLDPLGFADIADRVLPALPDVLGRERAVFAGRRTLVVGAGHSAANTLLALVELAREEPGTTVTWVIRNPQAVRVSSSPDDELADRARLGSRVDRAVAGGLITMVDGFEIVRGRRVDDGVELTGRRHGRLETLRADAVVGATGFRPDLGILREIRLELDEVVEAPKRLAPLIDPNVHSCGTVEPHGFRELQHPEPGFFIVGMKSYGRAPTFLLATGYEQVRSVTAWMAGDAVAAANVELVLPATGVCSTDSSSARGCCS, via the coding sequence GTGACCCTGCTCGACCTCACCCCGCGCGTCGCCGACACGGACCGTCTCGCAACGCTCCCCGTGGCGATCATCGGCGCGGGGCCCATCGGACTCGCCGCGGCAGCCCATCTTCTCGAACGCGGCCTCGACTTCGTCATCTTCGAGGCCGGCGCCGACATCGCTGCGAGCGTCCGCTCGTGGGGTCACACGCGCCTGTTCTCACCGTGGCGCCATCTCGTCGACCCCGCCGCGCGCCGGCTGCTCGAAGAGCAGGGGTGGCAGCATCCGGAGCCCGGTGCGGCACCGACCGGTCGCGAGCTCGTGGAGCGCTACCTCGAGCCGCTGTCGCACGTCGATGCGATCGCCTCGCGCATCCGCCTGCGCACCGAGGTCGTCGCCGTGGCGCGGGAGGGCATGGACCGTACCCGCACCCGGGCCCGCGCCGCGACCCCGTTCGCCGTCCGAGTGCGCACCGCCGACGGCGAGATCGCCGAGGTCGCCGCCCGCGCCGTGATCGACGCGTCGGGGACGTATCGCAGCCCCAACCCCCTCTCCTCCAGCGGGCTCGACCCGCTCGGGTTCGCCGACATCGCCGACCGCGTCCTGCCGGCGCTGCCCGACGTCCTCGGCCGGGAGCGCGCGGTCTTCGCCGGGCGCCGCACGCTCGTCGTCGGGGCGGGACACTCGGCCGCCAACACGCTTCTCGCGCTCGTCGAGCTGGCGCGCGAGGAGCCGGGCACCACCGTCACGTGGGTGATCCGCAACCCGCAGGCGGTCCGCGTGTCGTCGTCGCCGGATGACGAGCTGGCTGACCGGGCGCGACTGGGCAGCCGGGTCGACCGGGCCGTTGCCGGGGGCCTGATCACCATGGTCGACGGCTTCGAGATCGTGCGCGGACGCCGCGTCGACGACGGTGTGGAGCTGACAGGGCGGCGTCATGGACGGCTCGAGACGCTCCGCGCCGATGCGGTCGTGGGTGCGACCGGCTTCCGCCCCGACCTGGGCATCCTGCGCGAGATCCGCCTCGAGCTCGACGAGGTGGTCGAGGCGCCGAAGCGCCTCGCGCCGCTCATCGACCCCAACGTCCACTCGTGTGGCACGGTCGAGCCGCACGGGTTCCGCGAGCTGCAGCATCCCGAGCCCGGCTTCTTCATCGTCGGGATGAAGTCCTACGGGCGCGCCCCGACCTTCCTCCTCGCGACGGGCTACGAACAGGTGCGCTCGGTCACGGCATGGATGGCGGGGGATGCCGTTGCCGCCGCGAACGTGGAACTCGTGCTGCCGGCGACCGGCGTGTGCTCGACCGACTCATCGAGCGCCAGGGGATGCTGCTCCTGA
- a CDS encoding ArsR/SmtB family transcription factor, which yields MPTVIEVADVSAGSCCSPLVREPLSAEEAEQLAVTMKALADPARLRLLSIVAASENTEACVCDLIEPVGLSQPTVSHHLKILTAAGFLTRSKRGTWAYYALVPGALDRVSNLLVGS from the coding sequence ATGCCCACCGTGATCGAGGTCGCCGACGTCAGCGCCGGATCGTGCTGCTCCCCGCTCGTCCGCGAGCCGCTCAGCGCCGAAGAGGCCGAGCAGCTCGCGGTCACGATGAAGGCCTTGGCGGACCCGGCACGGCTCCGGCTGCTGTCGATCGTCGCGGCGTCCGAGAACACCGAGGCCTGCGTCTGCGACCTCATCGAGCCGGTCGGCCTCAGCCAGCCGACGGTGTCGCACCACCTCAAGATCCTCACCGCCGCGGGTTTCCTCACCCGCAGCAAGCGCGGAACGTGGGCGTACTACGCCCTCGTCCCCGGGGCCCTCGACCGCGTCTCGAACCTCCTCGTCGGCTCGTGA
- a CDS encoding aquaporin → MVRAAAGELLGSAGLATVVVGSGIAAQRLSPGDTGLQLFENAFATALGLTVLILVFASVSGAHFNPAVTLSDIVLHRRSWSTAAVYLPAQVLGCIAGAVLADVMFAVPAVSWSTTDRGGLPLLLSEVVATAGLVVVIFALVRTGRSALAAPAVGAYIGAAYFFTSSTSFANPAITVGRMFTDTFAGIAPASVLPFIGAQLVGAALGTAVIILLFPARQAVAEGS, encoded by the coding sequence ATGGTGCGCGCCGCTGCCGGCGAACTGCTCGGCAGCGCCGGCCTCGCGACCGTCGTGGTGGGATCGGGCATCGCCGCCCAGCGCCTCTCCCCCGGCGACACCGGGTTGCAGCTGTTCGAGAACGCCTTCGCCACCGCGCTCGGCCTGACCGTGCTCATCCTCGTCTTCGCGTCGGTGTCGGGCGCGCACTTCAACCCCGCGGTGACGCTCAGCGACATCGTGCTGCACCGACGCTCCTGGTCCACGGCCGCGGTGTACCTGCCGGCCCAGGTGCTCGGGTGCATCGCCGGTGCGGTGCTGGCCGACGTGATGTTCGCCGTCCCCGCGGTGTCGTGGAGCACCACCGACCGCGGCGGGCTGCCTCTCCTGCTGTCGGAGGTCGTCGCGACGGCGGGCCTCGTCGTCGTGATCTTCGCGCTCGTCCGCACCGGTCGCTCGGCGCTGGCGGCGCCGGCGGTCGGTGCCTACATCGGAGCGGCCTACTTCTTCACGTCGTCCACGAGCTTCGCCAATCCGGCGATCACGGTGGGGCGCATGTTCACCGACACGTTCGCGGGGATCGCGCCGGCCTCCGTGCTGCCGTTCATCGGCGCCCAGCTGGTCGGCGCGGCGCTGGGCACCGCCGTGATCATCCTGCTGTTCCCGGCCCGACAGGCGGTCGCCGAGGGGTCGTGA
- a CDS encoding ATP-dependent DNA ligase — translation MGKLIYEGAVKVDFDDRTLAHLQLVIGTKLRRGEPFHFTWRDDASIGDGRTTIWVHPRCSLVYKFYGSRTPRLNPAWIDALAHTANSPAGLYLVPEPPQPPAATEPADEHELLR, via the coding sequence ATGGGCAAGCTGATCTACGAAGGAGCGGTCAAGGTCGACTTCGACGACCGGACGCTCGCGCACCTGCAGCTGGTGATCGGCACGAAGCTCAGACGCGGCGAGCCGTTCCATTTCACGTGGCGCGACGACGCCAGCATCGGCGACGGACGCACGACGATCTGGGTGCACCCCCGGTGCTCGCTGGTCTACAAGTTCTACGGCAGCCGCACTCCGCGCCTCAACCCGGCCTGGATCGACGCCCTCGCACACACGGCCAACTCGCCCGCGGGGCTGTACCTCGTGCCGGAGCCGCCGCAGCCGCCGGCGGCGACCGAACCCGCCGACGAGCACGAACTGCTGCGCTGA
- a CDS encoding FAD-dependent oxidoreductase, with amino-acid sequence MESLWRQTAPHIPDDPSAPPKGSTIVVAGAGLTGLAVATMLHRAGMRVAVVEARSIGAVTTGNTTGKLSLLQGDVLSRIRSHAGDEILRAYVESNRAAQEWVQRELRPVQGVIAARPAVTYTVSGDRVTAIDRELSAAQAADIPVERLDRPSREEFGVPFDVVAALRLDGQFQLHPVRLLAELTRRLRADGVPIVTGCRLTDADVDDHGVTVKTTRGEVRCATLVLATGAVPLDRGLLFATLVPSRSFVVAYDLPREAAVPQGMFLSLDEPSRSIRCDDLGGARVLTLGSGAHPTGRVERTSDLLSELDEWARSSWPGARRRTWWAAQDYRSVSHLPFAGVLPRTSGRILAATGYDKWGMTNAVASALRVAGRILERHEPWADALDSHHAGMADFGEAVQANASVGGHLVADWVRAGVAPVSGEAPADRHGRVVRRGMSPVAESTVAGVTRRVSGVCTHLGGIVSWNDAECTWDCPLHGSRFSPDGRVLEGPAVQPLSQAEE; translated from the coding sequence ATGGAATCCCTGTGGCGGCAGACGGCCCCGCACATCCCCGATGACCCGTCGGCACCGCCGAAGGGCAGCACGATCGTCGTCGCCGGCGCCGGACTCACGGGGCTGGCGGTCGCCACCATGCTCCATCGGGCGGGCATGCGGGTCGCGGTGGTCGAGGCGCGCTCGATCGGCGCCGTCACCACCGGCAACACGACGGGCAAGCTCAGCCTCCTGCAGGGCGACGTGCTCTCGCGGATCCGCTCGCACGCCGGTGACGAGATCCTCCGGGCGTACGTCGAGTCCAATCGCGCCGCGCAGGAATGGGTGCAGCGCGAGCTCCGCCCGGTGCAGGGCGTCATCGCGGCCCGGCCGGCCGTCACCTACACCGTCTCGGGCGACCGCGTCACCGCGATCGACCGCGAGCTCTCGGCGGCACAGGCGGCAGACATCCCGGTGGAGCGCCTCGATCGCCCGTCGCGCGAGGAATTCGGCGTCCCCTTCGACGTGGTGGCCGCACTGCGCCTGGACGGCCAGTTCCAGCTCCACCCGGTGCGGCTCCTCGCCGAGCTCACCCGCCGGCTGCGCGCTGACGGCGTGCCGATCGTCACGGGGTGCCGGCTGACCGACGCCGACGTGGACGATCACGGCGTGACCGTGAAGACGACGCGAGGCGAGGTCCGGTGCGCGACCCTGGTGCTGGCCACCGGCGCGGTCCCCCTCGACCGCGGCCTGCTGTTCGCCACCCTCGTGCCGTCCCGGTCGTTCGTCGTCGCCTACGACCTCCCGCGCGAGGCCGCCGTACCGCAGGGCATGTTCCTCTCGCTGGACGAGCCGTCGCGCTCGATACGGTGCGACGACCTCGGCGGCGCGCGGGTCCTCACGCTCGGGTCCGGCGCGCATCCGACCGGACGCGTGGAGCGCACGAGCGACCTGCTCTCGGAGCTCGACGAATGGGCCCGCTCGTCGTGGCCGGGCGCCCGCCGCCGCACGTGGTGGGCGGCGCAGGACTACCGCAGCGTCTCGCACCTCCCGTTCGCCGGCGTGCTGCCGAGGACGAGCGGGCGGATCCTCGCGGCCACCGGGTACGACAAGTGGGGGATGACCAACGCGGTCGCCTCGGCCCTGCGCGTCGCGGGACGCATCCTCGAGCGCCACGAGCCGTGGGCCGACGCGCTCGATTCCCACCACGCCGGGATGGCCGACTTCGGCGAAGCCGTGCAGGCGAATGCGAGTGTCGGGGGTCATCTCGTCGCCGACTGGGTGCGCGCCGGCGTCGCACCGGTCAGTGGCGAGGCGCCCGCCGACCGACACGGGCGCGTCGTCCGCCGGGGGATGTCGCCGGTCGCCGAGTCGACGGTCGCGGGGGTGACGCGCCGTGTGTCGGGGGTGTGCACCCACCTCGGCGGCATCGTGTCGTGGAACGACGCGGAATGCACCTGGGACTGCCCGCTCCACGGCTCCCGGTTCTCGCCGGACGGGCGGGTGCTGGAGGGCCCTGCCGTGCAGCCGTTGTCGCAGGCGGAGGAGTGA
- a CDS encoding SulP family inorganic anion transporter — translation MQRPLAGLTARNLVTELTAGVTLLAIAIPLNIGYAQIAGLPPTAGLYALILPTVVYALVVSSRQVVASPDAAAAALVASSIGGLAAAGSANYATLALAQAIICGIMFLLLSVFKLGFLANFLSKPILIGFVGGLALDIMVSQIAKMLGVSIESGGEFVDKISQLVTGMSTFNAWSLAVAAVSVAVLLGGRRLLPKVPWALVVLVVSTVVVVIADLDQKGIAVLGEVPAGAPSFTWPVIEWTTWLALVPSAIALTLVTTAEGLLVSRSYAEKRHYPFRANRDLFAFGLANIAAGAQGSFAVGSSTSRTAAMDQAGSRTQLPSIVLAVGTLLLLLFGTALLADIPSPAIGAVVAVAILPLLGVKEFGQLWRMDRFEFAVGATCFLVTLFVGAIPGILVAFVLALVNLAKRAANPAIDVLAFEGDPKESLLDDAPAGTTTAPGVIVVRLAAPLFFANGAVFASAVKRAVGAAREPVRHVVIDMEAVTDVDVTGAEAFEGLEEWLRDQDVELAFSRVRATAKARLEELGLLSDQPVFDTNRAAIVALADAPG, via the coding sequence ATGCAACGACCCCTCGCAGGCCTGACCGCGCGAAACCTCGTCACCGAACTCACCGCGGGCGTCACGCTCCTCGCGATCGCGATCCCGCTCAACATCGGCTATGCGCAGATCGCCGGACTCCCGCCGACGGCGGGCCTGTACGCGCTCATCCTTCCGACGGTCGTCTACGCGCTCGTCGTCTCGTCGCGTCAGGTGGTCGCATCGCCCGATGCTGCGGCGGCCGCGCTGGTCGCCTCGTCGATCGGCGGCCTCGCCGCCGCCGGGAGCGCGAACTACGCGACCCTGGCGCTCGCGCAGGCGATCATCTGCGGCATCATGTTCCTGCTGCTCTCGGTGTTCAAGCTCGGATTCCTCGCGAACTTCCTCTCGAAGCCGATCCTCATCGGCTTCGTCGGAGGTCTCGCGCTCGACATCATGGTGAGCCAGATCGCGAAGATGCTGGGCGTCAGCATCGAATCGGGCGGCGAGTTCGTCGACAAGATCTCGCAGCTCGTCACCGGGATGAGCACCTTCAACGCGTGGTCGCTCGCGGTCGCCGCGGTGTCGGTGGCGGTGCTGCTGGGCGGGCGGCGACTGCTCCCGAAGGTGCCGTGGGCGCTGGTCGTGCTGGTCGTCTCGACGGTGGTGGTCGTGATCGCCGACCTCGATCAGAAGGGCATCGCGGTGCTCGGGGAGGTGCCGGCGGGTGCACCGTCGTTCACGTGGCCGGTCATCGAATGGACGACGTGGCTGGCGCTCGTGCCGTCGGCGATCGCCTTGACCCTGGTCACCACCGCCGAGGGCCTCCTCGTCTCGCGGTCGTACGCCGAGAAGCGGCACTATCCGTTCCGCGCCAACCGAGACCTGTTCGCGTTCGGCCTCGCCAACATCGCCGCGGGCGCTCAGGGCAGCTTCGCCGTCGGATCCTCGACGTCGCGGACGGCGGCGATGGATCAGGCGGGGTCGCGGACGCAGCTGCCGTCGATCGTCCTCGCCGTCGGCACGCTCCTGCTGCTCCTGTTCGGAACGGCGCTGCTCGCCGACATCCCGTCCCCGGCGATCGGCGCGGTCGTCGCGGTGGCGATCCTGCCGCTGTTGGGCGTGAAGGAGTTCGGTCAGCTGTGGCGCATGGACCGCTTCGAGTTCGCCGTCGGGGCGACGTGCTTCCTCGTCACGCTCTTCGTCGGGGCCATCCCGGGCATCCTCGTCGCGTTCGTGCTCGCCCTGGTCAACCTGGCCAAGCGCGCCGCGAACCCGGCGATCGACGTGCTCGCGTTCGAGGGCGATCCGAAGGAGTCGCTCCTGGACGATGCGCCCGCCGGCACCACGACCGCTCCCGGCGTCATCGTCGTGCGGTTGGCCGCCCCCCTGTTCTTCGCGAACGGGGCCGTCTTCGCCTCCGCCGTCAAGCGCGCCGTCGGTGCCGCCCGCGAGCCCGTGCGGCACGTCGTCATCGACATGGAGGCGGTCACCGACGTCGACGTGACCGGCGCCGAGGCGTTCGAGGGCCTCGAGGAGTGGCTGCGCGACCAGGACGTCGAACTGGCGTTCAGCCGCGTCCGCGCGACGGCGAAGGCGCGACTGGAGGAGCTCGGACTGCTCTCGGATCAGCCGGTCTTCGACACCAACCGGGCCGCGATCGTCGCGCTCGCGGACGCTCCCGGGTAG
- a CDS encoding DMT family transporter, translating into MSWVILILSGVLEAVWATALGKSEGFTKLWPSVVFGVALIASMGGLAWAMRDISTGTAYAVWVGIGAALTVAYAMITGAEAFSVVKLLLILGLVGCVVGLKLVGHE; encoded by the coding sequence ATGTCGTGGGTCATCCTCATCCTCTCGGGTGTGCTCGAAGCCGTCTGGGCGACGGCGCTCGGAAAGTCCGAGGGCTTCACGAAGCTCTGGCCGAGCGTCGTGTTCGGCGTCGCGCTCATCGCCAGCATGGGCGGCCTGGCGTGGGCCATGCGCGACATCTCCACCGGGACCGCGTACGCGGTCTGGGTCGGGATCGGCGCCGCGCTCACGGTGGCGTACGCGATGATCACCGGCGCCGAGGCGTTCTCGGTGGTGAAGCTGCTGCTCATCCTCGGTCTCGTGGGCTGCGTCGTCGGCCTGAAGCTCGTCGGACACGAGTGA
- a CDS encoding CPBP family intramembrane glutamic endopeptidase, which produces MPASSTAAPALVRPSWTWRLAPALLVCLAAPAFFVVRVAWIGWTLLAVGLALALVAERRRDRTARSAAAGPSGSGAAPVSGIRPPSLVRDLSLIAAGLLIVSAIPLKAELDDLSILRFAVALGGAVAVPYAISRWAYRDHAVRFPWRGGGRWTAFQWTWLVAVLVLGWLILPFYFITSGVYLNWPVVDTPDLIARLFVGVGGVGIWDELFFICTCFALLRRHFPDWQANVLQAVVFVSFLWELGYQAWGPLLTIPFALLQGFIFMKTRSLAYVVTVHLLFDAVVFLVLVHAHNPGALDGLFLV; this is translated from the coding sequence ATGCCCGCCTCCTCCACTGCCGCCCCCGCCCTGGTCCGCCCGTCCTGGACGTGGCGCCTCGCGCCCGCGCTGCTGGTGTGCCTGGCCGCGCCGGCATTCTTCGTCGTGCGGGTGGCGTGGATCGGATGGACGCTGCTGGCCGTGGGCCTCGCGCTGGCGCTCGTGGCCGAGCGGCGACGGGACCGGACGGCGCGGAGTGCTGCGGCCGGACCCTCGGGTTCCGGTGCGGCGCCGGTCTCCGGCATCCGTCCCCCCTCGCTCGTGCGCGACCTCTCGCTGATCGCCGCCGGTCTGCTCATCGTCAGCGCGATCCCGCTGAAGGCCGAGCTCGACGACCTCTCGATCCTCCGGTTCGCGGTGGCGCTGGGCGGTGCGGTCGCCGTGCCGTACGCGATCTCGCGCTGGGCGTACCGCGATCACGCTGTGCGCTTCCCGTGGCGGGGCGGCGGCCGGTGGACCGCGTTCCAGTGGACGTGGCTGGTGGCCGTGCTCGTGCTCGGATGGCTGATCCTGCCGTTCTACTTCATCACGTCGGGGGTCTACCTCAACTGGCCCGTCGTCGACACCCCCGATCTCATCGCGCGGCTGTTCGTCGGCGTCGGCGGCGTCGGCATCTGGGACGAGCTGTTCTTCATCTGCACGTGCTTCGCGCTGCTGCGGCGGCACTTCCCCGACTGGCAGGCCAACGTCCTGCAGGCGGTCGTGTTCGTCTCATTCCTGTGGGAGCTCGGGTATCAGGCGTGGGGGCCGCTGCTCACCATCCCGTTCGCGCTGCTGCAGGGCTTCATCTTCATGAAGACCCGCTCGCTCGCGTACGTCGTGACCGTGCATCTGCTGTTCGACGCCGTCGTCTTCCTGGTGCTCGTCCACGCCCACAACCCGGGAGCCCTGGACGGGCTGTTCCTGGTGTGA
- a CDS encoding MFS transporter, translating into MSGVQGPVTGPLPLPGGTAESSPARPPRDRWRFVRPLAHRDFRMLFGAVVLSIFGAGMWAVVMVYTVIGAGGGPVELSVVAAANAVGLLLCAIPGGIAADRVPRRMLLRVVELVNLLAITSVAVAGAFGVATIPHLAIVAFVLGAGAGFFFPAYSAILPRILPPAQLLAANGLEGAIRPALQQAAGPAAAGMIVAAVLAPAHAAWGVVAAHALALVLLLFVGPEPPPTDGEHREAPSGVRGVLHDLREAVGFTVRTPWLLWTLLFATGWVLVFIGPEEVLLPFLTRDRIGEDPRWFGFLLAIYGVGGVVGSIVVSSMRLPRRYLTVMMGVWGVSTLPFAVVGLTHVYWVMALCLFVVGFGFSYGNVIWGTLLQRRVPRHMLGRISSLDFFVSLALMPLSMALAGPLAQVVPIETIFIAAGVIPLGLGTIAYLVARMPADEIAHPLDR; encoded by the coding sequence ATGAGCGGCGTCCAGGGCCCCGTGACCGGGCCGCTGCCGCTTCCCGGCGGTACGGCGGAATCGTCGCCCGCGCGTCCGCCGCGCGACCGGTGGCGGTTCGTACGGCCTCTCGCGCACCGCGACTTCCGCATGCTCTTCGGCGCCGTCGTGCTCTCGATCTTCGGCGCCGGCATGTGGGCCGTGGTCATGGTCTACACCGTGATCGGCGCCGGCGGCGGCCCCGTCGAGCTCTCGGTCGTCGCGGCCGCGAACGCCGTCGGGCTGCTCCTGTGCGCGATCCCGGGCGGCATCGCCGCCGACCGCGTGCCGCGCCGCATGCTGCTGCGGGTCGTCGAGCTGGTGAACCTCCTCGCGATCACCTCGGTCGCGGTCGCCGGCGCGTTCGGCGTCGCCACCATCCCGCATCTGGCGATCGTGGCGTTCGTGCTGGGCGCAGGTGCGGGGTTCTTCTTCCCCGCCTACAGCGCGATCCTGCCGCGCATCCTCCCTCCGGCGCAGCTGCTCGCGGCGAACGGCCTCGAGGGCGCCATCCGTCCCGCCCTGCAGCAGGCGGCCGGGCCGGCGGCCGCCGGCATGATCGTCGCCGCCGTCCTCGCCCCCGCGCACGCCGCCTGGGGCGTGGTCGCGGCGCACGCGCTCGCCCTGGTGCTCCTTCTCTTCGTAGGCCCCGAGCCGCCGCCGACGGACGGCGAGCACCGGGAGGCTCCGAGCGGCGTGCGCGGCGTGCTCCACGATCTCCGCGAGGCGGTCGGATTCACCGTCCGCACGCCCTGGCTGCTGTGGACGCTGCTGTTCGCCACCGGCTGGGTGCTGGTCTTCATCGGGCCGGAGGAGGTGCTGCTGCCCTTCCTCACGCGCGACCGCATCGGAGAGGATCCACGGTGGTTCGGCTTCCTCCTGGCGATCTACGGCGTCGGCGGGGTCGTGGGCTCCATCGTGGTCTCGTCGATGAGGCTCCCGCGCCGCTATCTCACGGTGATGATGGGTGTCTGGGGTGTCAGCACCCTGCCCTTCGCCGTCGTCGGTCTCACGCACGTGTACTGGGTCATGGCACTGTGCCTGTTCGTCGTCGGCTTCGGCTTCAGCTACGGCAATGTGATCTGGGGCACCCTGCTGCAGCGCCGCGTCCCCCGGCACATGCTGGGCCGCATCTCGAGCCTCGACTTCTTCGTCTCGCTCGCACTCATGCCGCTGTCGATGGCGCTCGCCGGCCCGCTCGCCCAGGTCGTGCCGATCGAGACGATCTTCATCGCCGCCGGCGTCATCCCGCTCGGCCTCGGCACCATCGCCTACCTCGTCGCCCGCATGCCGGCCGACGAGATCGCCCACCCGCTCGACCGCTGA
- the trmB gene encoding tRNA (guanosine(46)-N7)-methyltransferase TrmB, with protein sequence MSDSAAPTSGPRTFRDRPVSFVRRSGRMSEAQERAWAELAPVYVIEAPRDVASTSIRPGSAIDPVAVWGREAPLLVEIGSGQGHAIVHAASSRPDDDFLAIEVFKAGLARTMLDADRAGARNLRLVEANAPEVLQHLLPAASVDELWVFFPDPWHKKKHTKRRLVTADFARVAAGALRDGGMLRLATDWEDYALQMRDVLSAAPDFEPAFEGEWAPRFEGRVLTAFERKGSRVGRDIRDLSYRRARRS encoded by the coding sequence GTGTCCGACTCCGCCGCACCGACTTCCGGGCCTCGCACGTTCCGCGATCGCCCGGTGTCTTTCGTGCGCCGCAGCGGACGGATGTCGGAGGCGCAGGAGCGCGCGTGGGCCGAGCTCGCGCCGGTCTACGTGATCGAGGCGCCGCGCGACGTCGCCTCGACGAGCATCCGCCCGGGTTCGGCGATCGACCCGGTCGCGGTGTGGGGGCGCGAAGCGCCGCTCCTCGTCGAGATCGGCTCGGGTCAGGGGCACGCGATCGTCCACGCCGCCTCCTCCCGGCCGGATGACGACTTCCTCGCGATCGAGGTGTTCAAGGCGGGCCTGGCCCGCACGATGCTCGACGCCGACCGCGCCGGTGCGCGCAATCTGCGCCTCGTCGAGGCGAACGCGCCGGAGGTGCTGCAGCACCTGCTGCCCGCGGCATCCGTCGACGAGCTCTGGGTCTTCTTCCCCGACCCGTGGCACAAGAAGAAGCACACCAAGCGCCGGCTCGTCACCGCGGACTTCGCCCGCGTCGCGGCGGGCGCGCTGCGCGACGGCGGGATGCTGCGCCTGGCGACCGACTGGGAGGACTACGCGCTGCAGATGCGCGACGTGCTGTCGGCCGCCCCCGACTTCGAGCCGGCTTTCGAGGGGGAGTGGGCGCCGCGCTTCGAGGGCCGCGTGCTGACGGCGTTCGAGCGCAAGGGCTCCCGCGTCGGCCGCGACATCCGCGATCTGTCGTACCGCCGCGCACGCCGCTCATGA